Proteins from a single region of Chryseobacterium sp. T16E-39:
- a CDS encoding LolA family protein — translation MKNIISKIILGGFVVGAVGLSNAQKIDAKAKKILDDITANYNSKKNTYFKFSFGSGVNGQVAKTEPGIYYSSGDKYKLKIMDTEQIFDGSKIYNINADDMEVTIAKPNGSGTMFSPINYLSTYRNDYNVAYGGKKTVNGVSADLIKLTPVKPNGLSYVYLFVDSAKKQMVKLEQHGSNKDVAVIAIKEYKENQELDPNMFVFDRNKFKNYVVTEL, via the coding sequence ATGAAAAATATTATTTCGAAAATTATATTAGGAGGATTTGTAGTGGGAGCAGTAGGATTATCCAATGCTCAAAAAATAGATGCAAAGGCAAAAAAGATATTGGATGATATCACGGCAAATTATAACTCTAAAAAGAATACCTATTTTAAATTTTCTTTTGGAAGTGGCGTAAATGGGCAGGTTGCTAAAACAGAACCTGGAATCTATTACTCTTCGGGAGATAAATATAAATTGAAAATCATGGATACTGAACAGATTTTCGATGGAAGTAAGATTTATAACATTAATGCTGATGATATGGAAGTAACGATTGCCAAACCAAACGGAAGCGGCACCATGTTCTCCCCTATCAATTATCTTTCTACTTATAGAAATGATTATAATGTAGCATATGGTGGTAAGAAAACAGTGAATGGTGTAAGTGCAGATCTTATTAAACTTACTCCTGTAAAGCCTAACGGATTGAGCTACGTTTATCTGTTTGTGGATTCTGCAAAAAAACAAATGGTAAAATTAGAACAGCATGGAAGTAACAAAGATGTTGCTGTAATTGCCATTAAAGAATACAAAGAGAATCAGGAATTAGATCCTAATATGTTTGTTTTTGATAGAAATAAATTTAAAAATTACGTTGTTACAGAACTGTAA
- a CDS encoding LptF/LptG family permease, translating into MLKILDRYIIKTFFGPFFFIFSVLFFIFIVNIIWVQLGQFMGKGLSYWQILKLLFYLGVSVISMVLPLTILLASIMSFGEFGERYELAAMKAAGISLTRVMVPLLGVTTLLSIMLFFFSNNIIPDFQRKAKNMLFNIAQTKPALNFTPGQFIDQIPGYMVKFDKIYGDNGENIEGVFVHRKASTFENQQSIVAEKGKFIPAANKNYLKLVLYNGYVFEDNFAGKGENVRLKQPDQAIKFDTLVSHFDISEIINKAIEEEQITDDYRFQTFNQLNKTIDLNKKDNERFFSTITDDVLNQTNSAVNYMDKNNKKKSPVKQQLKLDTVKGNKKMEIIYNAYTRLENLKSTLDGKANDFRPNVKYFSKVVIYQQRILSYSFTCIIFFLIGASLGSIIRKGGMGVPVIIAIVIFIVFYVINVGMENLAWAGTLNPYLAAWLPNIILFPFGVIMTYKALTDSQLFDAEKYKAFLKPITKYFTKNKEHKRYQ; encoded by the coding sequence ATGTTAAAAATACTAGACCGATATATCATAAAAACCTTTTTCGGACCATTTTTCTTTATATTCAGTGTATTGTTTTTCATATTTATTGTAAACATTATCTGGGTTCAATTAGGGCAATTTATGGGAAAGGGATTAAGCTACTGGCAAATCCTTAAACTTCTTTTTTATCTCGGAGTAAGCGTTATAAGTATGGTACTTCCGCTTACCATTCTTTTGGCGAGTATCATGTCCTTTGGTGAATTCGGGGAACGGTATGAGCTTGCCGCCATGAAGGCTGCAGGGATCTCTTTAACCAGAGTAATGGTTCCTCTTCTTGGTGTAACGACCCTTCTCTCAATAATGCTTTTCTTTTTCTCTAATAATATCATTCCTGATTTCCAGAGAAAAGCAAAGAATATGCTTTTCAATATTGCACAAACAAAGCCTGCACTGAACTTTACCCCAGGTCAGTTTATCGATCAGATTCCTGGATATATGGTAAAGTTTGACAAAATTTATGGGGATAATGGAGAAAATATTGAAGGTGTTTTTGTCCACAGAAAAGCAAGCACATTTGAAAATCAACAGTCTATTGTTGCGGAAAAAGGGAAATTTATCCCTGCTGCCAATAAAAACTATTTGAAACTTGTTTTATACAACGGATATGTATTTGAAGATAATTTTGCAGGTAAGGGCGAAAATGTAAGGTTAAAACAGCCCGATCAGGCGATTAAATTTGACACCTTAGTTTCTCACTTTGATATCAGTGAAATCATCAACAAAGCAATTGAAGAAGAGCAGATTACAGATGATTACCGTTTCCAGACTTTTAATCAGCTTAATAAAACAATTGATCTCAATAAAAAAGATAACGAAAGATTCTTTTCAACCATCACAGATGATGTTTTAAACCAGACGAATTCCGCAGTGAATTACATGGATAAAAACAACAAAAAGAAATCCCCTGTTAAGCAACAGCTCAAACTGGATACCGTAAAAGGAAATAAAAAAATGGAGATCATTTATAATGCTTATACAAGACTGGAAAATTTAAAATCTACCCTTGATGGAAAAGCTAATGATTTCAGGCCTAACGTTAAGTATTTTAGCAAAGTGGTTATTTATCAGCAAAGAATACTCTCCTATTCGTTTACCTGTATCATATTCTTTCTTATTGGTGCGAGTTTAGGATCCATTATCCGAAAAGGAGGAATGGGTGTTCCTGTAATCATTGCGATCGTTATATTCATCGTTTTCTACGTAATCAATGTTGGAATGGAAAACTTAGCCTGGGCAGGAACTTTAAACCCTTATTTAGCTGCCTGGCTTCCCAATATTATACTTTTCCCGTTTGGAGTCATTATGACCTATAAAGCACTTACAGATTCTCAATTATTTGATGCTGAAAAGTATAAAGCATTCCTCAAACCAATTACCAAATATTTCACTAAAAATAAAGAACATAAAAGATATCAATAA